In Clostridium omnivorum, the DNA window GGAAACTGGATTTTCATTTTTCTTAACACTTGATATCTTCCCACTTTTCACAGTAATTATTTTATCAGCCATTGGAGCTATGGCAGAATTATGAGTAATAACAATAACTGTCATGCCGTACATCTTAACTGTATCGCTGAGTAGTTTTAAAATTGACTTTCCTGTATTGTAATCCAGCGCTCCTGTAGGTTCATCGCATAGAAGCAGTTTAGGATTTTTCGCAATAGCCCTTGCTATTGACACTCTCTGCTGTTCTCCACCTGAAAGCTGAGAAGGAAAATTATAAAGTCTATCTCCCAGTCCAACATTTTTAAGCACTTCCATTGGATCCATAGAATCTTTGCATATTTCTACTGCAAGCTCTACATTTTCCACTGCATTCAAATTCTGAACTAAATTATAAAATTGGAATACAAAGCCTATATCATCACGCCTATATTTTGTAAGCATTTTTTTACTATATTTGCTTATTTCATTTCCATCTACGAATATACTTCCGTCTGACACATGATCCATACCACCCAAAAGGTTAAGTATTGTTGATTTTCCTGCACCGCTGGCACCAAGAACAACAACAAACTCTCCCTTATCTATTGAAAAGGAAACATCGTCAACCGCTTTAATTATTACTTCTCCCATATCATAGCTCTTTTTTACATTCCTTAATTCTACAAAATTACCCATTAATATGCTCCTCCTTCACAACTTCGTGAACCATGGTTCTCTTTTACTTCAAAAAATACAC includes these proteins:
- a CDS encoding ABC transporter ATP-binding protein, coding for MGNFVELRNVKKSYDMGEVIIKAVDDVSFSIDKGEFVVVLGASGAGKSTILNLLGGMDHVSDGSIFVDGNEISKYSKKMLTKYRRDDIGFVFQFYNLVQNLNAVENVELAVEICKDSMDPMEVLKNVGLGDRLYNFPSQLSGGEQQRVSIARAIAKNPKLLLCDEPTGALDYNTGKSILKLLSDTVKMYGMTVIVITHNSAIAPMADKIITVKSGKISSVKKNENPVSIESIEW